In Musa acuminata AAA Group cultivar baxijiao chromosome BXJ3-11, Cavendish_Baxijiao_AAA, whole genome shotgun sequence, one DNA window encodes the following:
- the LOC103970299 gene encoding probable pectin methyltransferase QUA3, with the protein MALVNVPQGRRWPGRPRWGVLDLVSAALFTAVFVLLVLIVTSLGDSLAASGRRALARSAAGSRQRERIVALLDSPTASPFAIDSCPAEEVDNMPCEDPRRNSQLSREMNFYRERHCPLPGETPLCLVPPPKGYRIPVPWPESLHKIWHDNMPYNKIAERKGHQGWMKEEGPYFIFPGGGTMFPDGAINYIEMLGQFIPLNKGLVRTALDMGCGVASFGGFLLKEDIMTLSFAPRDSHKSQIQFALERGIPAFVAMLGTRRLPFPASSFDLVHCSRCLIPFTVHNGTYLVEVDRLLRPEGYLVISGPPVQWTNQDKEWADLQAMAHALCYKLITVDGNTAIWKKPSGASCLPNLNNFRLDRCSDNDDPNEAWYFKLRKCITEVPLSEEISIGAIPEWPQRLSKTPARVSLMKNGIDMFEADTQLWARRVVYYKKSLGVELGNPRIRNVMDMNAFIGGFAAALSSDPVWVMNVVPAQNPLTLDIIYDRGLIGLYHDWCEAFSTYPRTYDLIHVAGINSLIRDTTSDNDRCSLVDLMVEMDRMLRPQGTAVVRDTPEVIDRVARIAHAIRWTIQVHKSEPESGDSEKILVASKTFWMLPATSH; encoded by the exons ATGGCCCTCGTGAACGTCCCGCAGGGCCGGCGTTGGCCGGGGAGGCCGCGGTGGGGGGTCCTCGACCTCGTATCCGCCGCCTTATTCACCGCTGTCTTCGTCCTACTCGTGCTCATCGTCACCTCCCTTGGCGATTCCCTCGCCGCTTCCGGCCGCCGCGCCCTTGCCCGCTCCGCCGCCGGTTCCCGCCAGCGAGAGCGCATCGTCGCCCTACTCGACTCCCCGACTGCGTCCCCTTTCGCTATCGACTCCTGCCCGGCCGAGGAGGTCGACAACATGCCGTGCGAGGATCCCCGCCGCAACAGCCAACTCAGCAGGGAGATGAACTTCTACCGCGAGCGGCATTGTCCGCTGCCGGGGGAGACGCCGCTCTGCCTCGTGCCCCCGCCCAAAGGGTACCGGATTCCGGTTCCGTGGCCGGAGAGCCTCCACAAG ATATGGCATGATAACATGCCATATAATAAAATTGCAGAGAGGAAAGGTCATCAGGGCTGGATGAAGGAAGAGGGGCCATACTTCATTtttccaggtggtggtactatgtTCCCAGATGGGGCCATAAATTACATCGAAATGCTTGGCCAGTTTATCCCTTTAAACAAAGGCCTCGTGAGGACTGCTCTGGATATGGGATGTGGG GTGGCCAGCTTTGGAGGCTTCCTGCTCAAGGAGGATATCATGACACTTTCATTTGCTCCCAGGGATTCGCATAAATCTCAAATTCAATTCGCATTAGAAAGAGGGATTCCTGCATTTGTAGCCATGCTGGGCACCCGGCGACTGCCATTTCCTGCATCTTCGTTTGACCTTGTTCATTGTTCTCGATGCTTGATTCCCTTTACTGTTCACA ATGGAACTTATCTTGTTGAAGTGGATCGTTTACTTCGACCAGAAGGATATCTAGTAATATCTGGTCCACCTGTGCAATGGACTAATCAGGACAAGGAGTGGGCTGATCTCCAGGCGATGGCTCATGCCTTATGTTACAAGCTTATTACTGTGGATGGTAACACAGCAATCTGGAAGAAGCCTTCTGGTGCTTCTTGTCTCCCTAACCTAAACAATTTTAGGCTTGATCGCTGCAGTGACAATGATGACCCAAATGAAGCATG GTATTTTAAATTAAGGAAGTGCATCACTGAAGTCCCTCTTTCAGAAGAAATATCTATTGGTGCCATCCCTGAATGGCCACAGAGGCTGTCCAAAACTCCTGCAAGGGTCTCATTAATGAAAAATGGGATTGATATGTTTGAGGCTGACACACAACTTTGGGCAAGAAGAGTTGTATACTATAAGAAATCCCTTGGTGTGGAGCTAGGGAATCCACGCATACGCAATGTTATGGATATGAATGCTTTTATTGGAGGCTTTGCAGCAGCATTAAGTTCTGATCCAGTTTGGGTCATGAATGTCGTACCTGCTCAAAATCCGctaactcttgatattatttatgataGAGGTCTTATTGGATTATATCATGATTG GTGTGAGGCTTTCTCTACTTACCCGAGAACCTATGATCTCATTCATGTAGCAGGAATTAACTCCTTGATAAGAGATACAACATCTGACAACGACAG GTGTAGCCTGGTCGATCTGATGGTGGAGATGGACCGCATGTTGCGGCCACAAGGAACTGCTGTGGTGCGGGACACACCAGAAGTCATAGACAGAGTAGCACGCATCGCCCATGCGATCCGGTGGACAATCCAGGTGCACAAGAGTGAGCCAGAATCAGGTGATAGCGAGAAAATTCTTGTGGCATCCAAAACATTTTGGATGTTGCCTGCAACCTCCCATTGA
- the LOC135653384 gene encoding protein IQ-DOMAIN 22-like encodes MGRTARWLRGLLPRKKAEPRQPPLEQKDKRRWGFVKSFREKELRRGEPPTPTPLEASPAVSEERKGSYRETPRSYVMVAEGRQNERAIAVAAATAAAAEATMAAAQAVAVVARLTSSRLTVVGLASGKREEWAAVKIQSALRGYLARRALRALRGLVKLQALVRGNIVRKQAAQTLRCMEALVRVQARARACRALRSERSCADKCPPPRAGSPTPEKYERTVRANASNSDRSCALKRNPSNNAGNIAAWNMFHRWMEERYWNSREAAAKKAGSSASMDDERSSKILEVEDPVKTQLTHERNNHHQCACSTLTPDRKSHSFTAVQDSPLKDFSTLQQSVRSPPSVAMQRCLSSMRFPFESVDFGASPQFLYTSSRRGDARKGCFTPSKNECARSLFDGSADYPNYMANTESSRAKARSQSAPKQRPENDKSGSGSLQRSSALHAKLANRAYTGAGRLDSLGMPPGI; translated from the exons ATGGGGCGAACCGCGAGGTGGCTCCGGGGGCTCCTTCCTAGGAAGAAGGCTGAACCCCGCCAGCCACCGCTGGAACAGAAGGATAAACGGAGATGGGGCTTCGTGAAGTCGTTCCGCGAGAAAGAGCTACGGAGGGGAGAACCGCCGACGCCGACGCCTCTGGAGGCGTCGCCGGCGGTCTCCGAGGAGCGGAAGGGGTCGTACAGGGAGACGCCGAGGTCGTACGTCATGGTGGCCGAGGGGCGGCAGAACGAGCGGGCCATCGCGGTCGCAGCAGCGACCGCGGCAGCGGCGGAGGCCACCATGGCCGCGGCGCAGGCGGTGGCCGTAGTGGCAAGGTTGACGAGCAGCCGGCTGACTGTGGTGGGGCTCGCAAGCGGAAAGCGGGAGGAGTGGGCGGCGGTCAAGATCCAGTCTGCACTGCGGGGTTATCTG GCAAGGAGAGCGCTGAGAGCGTTAAGAGGGCTGGTGAAGCTCCAGGCTTTGGTGAGAGGCAACATCGTTAGGAAACAGGCTGCACAGACTCTGCGGTGCATGGAGGCACTGGTGAGAGTCCAGGCTCGAGCTCGTGCATGCCGAGCCCTTCGCTCCGAGAGGAGCTGCGCTGACAAGTGCCCTCCTCCACGTGCT GGATCTCCGACTCCCGAGAAATATGAACGAACTGTTCGAGCAAATGCTTCAAATTCTGATAGGTCTTGCGCTCTCAAG AGAAACCCCTCGAACAACGCCGGAAACATCGCTGCATGGAACATGTTCCATCGATGGATGGAGGAAAGGTATTGGAACAGCCGAGAAGCCGCCGCCAAAAAAGCAGGAAGCTCTGCATCGATGGATGACGAGAGGAGTTCTAAGATCCTGGAAGTAGAAGACCCTGTGAAGACACAACTCACTCACGAGAGGAACAACCACCATCAGTGCGCTTGCTCCACCTTGACCCCGGATCGAAAGAGCCATAGCTTTACCGCAGTTCAAGACTCACCATTAAAGGACTTCTCAACCCTTCAACAGTCTGTTCGTAGCCCACCCTCCGTCGCCATGCAGCGATGCCTGAGCTCCATGAGGTTCCCCTTCGAGTCCGTGGACTTCGGTGCAAGCCCACAGTTCCTCTACACCTCATCCCGACGCGGAGACGCGCGGAAGGGTTGCTTCACGCCATCGAAGAACGAGTGCGCTCGGAGCCTGTTCGATGGATCCGCAGACTACCCGAACTACATGGCGAACACGGAATCTTCCAGAGCGAAAGCGCGGTCTCAGAGCGCGCCAAAGCAGAGGCCTGAGAACGATAAGTCCGGCTCCGGCTCACTCCAGAGGTCATCAGCTCTGCACGCCAAGCTCGCGAACAGAGCTTACACAGGAGCGGGCAGGTTGGATAGCTTGGGGATGCCCCCAGGAATCTGA